From Acropora muricata isolate sample 2 chromosome 14, ASM3666990v1, whole genome shotgun sequence, one genomic window encodes:
- the LOC136897755 gene encoding piggyBac transposable element-derived protein 4-like, with amino-acid sequence MSRNRFTSILKFLRFDNRATRQERQLAPFRDSWSLFQVHPTKFYIPCPDLCVDEQLVAFRERCGFPQLIPSKLVQSRIKIWWGCDSQTCYPLNGEAYLGRQPGQQREVRQGARVVKQLMAPWRRSGRNVTPDNFFTSIPLAKDLLKGGLTYVGTLRSNKPHMPDAIKANNTKQVNSSLFGFNLVSYLPKEKQAMLALSTMYHDEQVDGDAQKSKIIPYYNSTKSAVDNFDHLANMYYTYRRKVNRWPVALFVNVVDVAAVAVFIIWIGNFPQWKIFEGKRRRRLFL; translated from the coding sequence ATGTCTAGAAATAGATTTACAAGCATTCTCAAGTTCTTAAGGTTTGATAATCGTGCAACTCGACAAGAAAGGCAACTTGCACCATTCAGAGACTCGTGGAGTCTATTCCAAGTGCATCCTACAAAGTTTTACATTCCTTGTCCAGACCTTTGCGTTGATGAGCAGCTTGTGGCATTTAGAGAAAGATGTGGTTTTCCACAGCTCATTCCATCTAAGCTAGTGCAATCTAGAATTAAAATTTGGTGGGGCTGTGATTCACAGACCTGTTACCCGTTAAATGGTGAGGCTTACCTGGGAAGGCAACCTGGGCAGCAAAGAGAAGTTAGGCAGGGAGCTCGCGTTGTCAAACAGCTTATGGCACCATGGCGTAGAAGTGGAAGGAATGTCACACCAGACAATTTCTTCACCTCTATCCCTCTTGCAAAAGATCTTCTGAAAGGTGGCTTGACCTATGTGGGCACACTCCGATCCAACAAACCACATATGCCAGATGCAATCAAGGCTAACAATACCAAACAAGTCAACAGTTCCCTGTTTGGTTTCAATTTGGTGTCATATCTACCAAAGGAGAAACAGGCTATGTTGGCACTGTCAACTATGTACCATGATGAACAAGTAGATGGAGATGCCCAGAAATCAAAGATTATTCCGTACTATAACTCAACAAAAAGTGCAGTAGATAACTTCGATCACCTGGCAAATATGTACTACACATATAGAAGGAAAGTTAACCGTTGGCCTGTAGCACTCTTTGTAAATGTTGTTGATGTTGCGGCTGTAGCAGTATTTATTATCTGGATCGGAAACTTTCCTCAATGGAAAATTTTCGAAGGTAAACGTAGGAGACGCCTCTTTCTTTAG